In a genomic window of Helianthus annuus cultivar XRQ/B chromosome 10, HanXRQr2.0-SUNRISE, whole genome shotgun sequence:
- the LOC110882071 gene encoding uncharacterized protein LOC110882071, translated as MRVRFVVYTRGKWDLINGNIEYVTGVDSRRRGLEIETDHSYNSFLNYVSKMCDTPNITRLSYRMSTFTDPIDIINDRDVRFFFDLAMQNPFELYKLYVIQESDVGSSGLSCLNNLNAPDLNIPVKESFDVLNDECPNLEKYSEKYLTSHNQSGSSSIVFEAGHIFNNKEEMKLELGKKCLLEHFEFKVDRSSKTRYEVSCRGDGCEWRFKAHAIPCGNLWFVKHMNDSHTCSKTQTHPHFRQANPKVLGHFLKEQLKDSGRIYRAKEIVKDFRQRFEVEITNLQAWRGKSYALELLQGTTRDSFAELPIYCYNLKLANPGSVTHILVDEQSRFEMVFVALGAAIRSFMFNLIPVVIIDAAHLKGEFKGTLFLAVGMDGNNQILPLAYGIGKSEDGESWTWFLSKLRDCVGEIADMAIISDRANSIHVGVRNVFPRVYHDLCCRHLMMNLRLPSSKKKEYEALWWKTCKSYRMSDFNESFNALCLAVPRIRQVLTNIGFGRWARAHCPGNRYHYMTSNSAESINSLSRFSRKMPITQLIEFFRESVQKWFYDRRLQGMQESHSLTQWAQKKILKKIEGSRTWTVAGIRVNSFVVDAGGKRGVVDLSNRSCSCRVWQVSGLPCGHVIAVSRFLGEPDCSHYAFSCYSNEVYKKTYEESINPLPHRSEWVIPEGLGSVLPPNITKRQSGRPKENKRILSRGEEPVPVYCSRCRTYGHVRDVCLDPMKSHIRSQKSSGKGKEKETETQSSTDNIFPSYNLAEF; from the exons ATGAGGGTCAGGTTTGTTGTTTATACTAGGGGGAAGTGGGATTTGATTAACGGAAACATTGAGTATGTTACTGGTGTCGATTCAAGGAGACGTGGTTTAGAAATTGAAACAGATCATTCATATAATAGTTTTTTAAACTATGTTTCTAAGATGTGTGATACTCCAAACATTACACGGTTGTCATACCGGATGTCTACGTTTACTGATCCGATCGATATTATTAACGATCGAgatgttagatttttttttgatctGGCGATGCAGAATCCTTTTgaattatataaattatatgtTATTCAAGAGTCTGATGTTGGTTCATCTGGTTTGTCTTGTTTAAACAATTTAAACGCTCCAGATCTAAATATTCCAGTAAAAGAAAGTTTTGATGTTTTAAACGATGAGTGTCCAAATTTAGAAAAATATTCTGAAAAATATTTAACGTCTCACAACCAATCAGGTTCTTCATCTATAGTGTTCGAGGCCGGTCATATATTCAATAACAAAGAAGAGATGAAGCTCGAGTTGGGAAAGAAATGTTTGTTAGAGCATTTCGAGTTTAAAGTTGATAGATCATCTAAGACGCGGTATGAAGTTTCATGCAGGGGTGATGGTTGTGAATGGCGATTTAAGGCTCATGCTATTCCTTGTGGCAATTTATGGTTTGTTAAACATATGAACGATAGTCACACCTGTTCGAAGACGCAAACACACCCACATTTTCGTCAGGCTAACCCAAAGGTTTTGGGTCACTTTTTGAAGGAACAACTAAAAGACAGTGGTAGGATATATCGAGCGAAAGAGATTGTCAAAGATTTTAGACAAAGGTTCGAGGTTGAGATAACAAACCTTCAAGCTTGGCGTGGTAAAAGCTATGCACTTGAACTACTACAAGGAACTACACGAGACTCTTTTGCGGAACTACCAATATATTGTTACAATTTGAAACTTGCAAATCCTGGAAGCGTTACCCACATCTTGGTTGATGAGCAGAGTCGTTTTGAAATGGTTTTTGTTGCTTTAGGGGCGGCG ATTCGTAGCTTTATGTTTAATCTGATACCTGTTGTTATCATTGACGCGGCACACCTAAAGGGTGAATTTAAAGGGACGTTGTTTTTAGCAGTGGGCATGGATGGAAATAATCAGATTTTACCCCTTGCTTATGGCATTGGAAAATCAGAGGATGGTGAATCTTGGACATGGTTTCTCTCAAAGCTTAGAGATTGTGTTGGTGAAATAGCAGATATGGCGATCATTTCGGATAGGGCGAATTCGATACATGTGGGTGTTAGGAATGTGTTTCCACGTGTGTACCACGACCTGTGTTGTCGTCATTTAATGATGAATTTACGTTTGCCGTCGTCTAAAAAAAAAGAGTACGAGGCACTATGGTGGAAGACGTGTAAATCTTATCGGATGTCTGACTTTAACGAGTCATTTAATGCTTTGTGTCTTGCTGTTCCTCGAATACGCCAGGTTTTAACAAATATTGGGTTTGGTAGATGGGCAAGAGCTCATTGTCCCGGCAATCGATACCACTATATGACATCTAATAGTGCGGAGTCTATTAACTCTTTGTCTAGATTCTCGCGTAAGATGCCGATAACGCAACTTATCGAATTTTTCCGCGAGTCTGTACAAAAATGGTTTTATGACCGTCGATTGCAGGGCATGCAGGAGAGCCATTCACTTACTCAGTGGGCACAGaagaaaattttaaagaaaattgaagGCTCTAGAACCTGGACTGTTGCAGGCATCCGGGTAAACAGCTTTGTTGTTGATGCTGGTGGGAAAAGGGGTGTAGTTGATCTTTCGAATCGTTCGTGCAGCTGTCGTGTCTGGCAAGTTTCGGGTTTACCTTGTGGGCATGTGATTGCTGTTTCAAGATTTTTGGGTGAACCTGACTGTAGTCATTATGCTTTCTCGTGTTACTCAAACGAAGTATACAAAAAAACGTATGAAGAATCGATTAATCCTCTGCCTCATAGGTCTGAATGGGTAATACCAGAAGGCCTTGGCAGTGTATTACCGCCGAATATTACAAAACGTCAATCAGGTCGTCCAAAAGAAAACAAGCGAATCTTGTCTCGTGGGGAAGAACCTGTTCCGGTATATTGTTCGCGTTGCCGAACATACGGACATGTTCGTGACGTTTGTTTAGATCCAATGAAATCACATATTCGTTCACAAAAATCATCAGGCAAAGGAAAAGAGAAAGAGACAGAAACGCAGAGTTCAACGGATAACATTTTTCCATCTTATAATTTAGCagaattttaa
- the LOC110882123 gene encoding uncharacterized protein LOC110882123, which yields MGMRDLDKGRTEVVCHINFVFDHWLRLHGYYDNKPLPFKFPFQTEYANDVPQQSGPLGDCGVWVCIFLDRLINKKPLNDGEKTSITATRMRRHMLTLFYNSLIPKELVNELEEDDLEFIQ from the coding sequence aTGGGTATGCGAGATTTGGATAAAGGAAGAACGGAAGTGGTTTGCCACATCAATTTTGTTTTTGACCATTGGCTTCGTTTGCATGGTTACTATGACAACAAACCTTTACCGTTCAAATTTCCGTTTCAAACAGAATATGCAAATGATGTGCCACAACAGTCAGGACCATTAGGGGACTGTGGGGTTTGGGTTTGTATATTTCTAGACCGGTTGATTAACAAAAAACCGCTAAATGATGGTGAAAAAACAAGCATAACGGCTACAAGGATGAGGCGCCATATGTTGACACTTTTCTACAACTCGCTTATTCCTAAAGAATTAGTCAACGAGCTAGAAGAGGACGACCTCGAATTTATTCAatga